In Mytilus edulis chromosome 7, xbMytEdul2.2, whole genome shotgun sequence, a single genomic region encodes these proteins:
- the LOC139482606 gene encoding involucrin-like — protein MHEIRETRRGRVQLTGMITTERPGHRRAHEIEMNTTVQPGHRRAHEIEMNTTVQPGQNRSYEIEMNTTGQPEQNRSHEVEMNTSEQQDQNCSHEIEMNTSEYQGQSLTHEVEMNTSAHQGQTCSHEMDMNTSEHQGHNRSHEIEMNTSEHQGQSRTHEVEINTIEQPRQSRTHKERMHTLAQLEQNRSPEIEMYTSKQPGQRCTHEVDGKSIEQTGQGCTHEEDRKSIEQTGQSCTHEVDRKSIEQTGRNRSHEIEMNTSKQPRQSRSLEIVTITEGDNFLLS, from the coding sequence ATGCACGAAATAAGGGAAACTAGACGTGGTAGAGTACAACTAACAGGGATGATAACAACAGAACGACCAGGACATAGACGTGCACATGAGATAGAGATGAATACGACGGTACAACCAGGACATAGACGTGCACATGAGATAGAGATGAATACGACGGTACAACCAGGACAAAACCGTTCATATGAAATAGAGATGAATACGACGGGACAACCAGAACAAAACCGTTCACATGAGGTTGAGATGAATACGTCGGAACAGCAAGACCAAAACTGTTCACATGAGATAGAGATGAATACGTCGGAATACCAAGGTCAAAGTCTAACACATGAGGTAGAGATGAATACGTCGGCACACCAAGGTCAAACCTGTTCACATGAGATGGATATGAATACGTCGGAACACCAAGGTCATAACCGTTCACATGAAATAGAGATGAATACGTCGGAACATCAAGGTCAAAGCCGTACACATGAGGTAGAGATAAATACGATAGAACAACCAAGACAAAGCCGTACACATAAGGAACGCATGCATACGTTGGCACAACTAGAACAAAACCGTTCACCTGAGATAGAGATGTATACGTCGAAACAACCAGGACAACGCTGTACACATGAGGTAGACGGGAAATCGATAGAACAAACAGGACAAGGCTGTACACATGAGGAAGACAGGAAATCGATAGAACAAACAGGACAGAGCTGTACACATGAGGTAGACAGGAAATCGATAGAACAAACAGGACGAAACCGTTCACATGAGATAGAGATGAACACGTCTAAACAACCAAGACAAAGCCGTTCACTTGAGATAGTAACGATAACGGAAGGGGATAACTTCCTGCTTTCATAG
- the LOC139482607 gene encoding uncharacterized protein, translating to LSHQQFEDICLHVLLHIKSTPSRTPKTSVGLFLIKIKCALSNKLMSTLFKVSISRRAINTVRQSLMRSFVPLYLGFESITREQIIKDHTRPLAKTLLDADDDNMILVLDGTYIYIQKSNNFSFQRKSFSLHKSRPLVKPMVVVSTTGHFVSILGPYLSRNNDASILIHMMKCNVDDIKSFVNENDIFVVDRGFRDSISLLEELGIKAAMPTFMKKGEKQMSDADANTSRMVTKVKYHTYIVDFKSQESLTFIYIQNM from the coding sequence CTTTCCCATCAACAATTTGAAGACATATGTTTGCATGTATTATTACATATCAAAAGTACTCCTTCACGTACTCCAAAGACATCAGTTGGCTTATTCTTGATTAAAATTAAGTGTGCATTGTCTAATAAACTCATGTCAACCCTCTTCAAGGTCAGCATTTCACGAAGAGCTATCAATACTGTAAGACAATCGTTAATGAGATCATTTGTACCATTGTATCTTGGTTTTGAAAGTATAACACGTGAGCAAATTATAAAGGACCACACCAGACCGCTGGCAAAGACACTTCTAGATGCTGATGATGATAATATGATACTTGTATTGGATGGTACTTATATCTATATCCAGAAGAGCaataatttttcttttcaaagGAAATCGTTCAGCCTACATAAGTCCAGACCACTTGTAAAACCAATGGTCGTTGTTTCAACAACTGGCCATTTTGTTTCTATTCTTGGTCCTTACTTATCCAGAAACAATGACGCCTCAATTCTAATTCACATGATGAAATGTAACGTTGATGACATCAAAAGTTTTGTTAACGAAAATGATATATTTGTTGTGGACAGAGGCTTTAGggattcaattagtttattaGAGGAGCTTGGTATCAAAGCAGCTATGCCAACATTCATGAAGAAAGGGGAAAAGCAGATGTCTGATGCTGATGCTAATACTAGCCGAATGGTGACTAAGGTAAAATATCATACATATATTGTTGATTTTAAAAGTCAAGAgtctttaacttttatttatattcaaaatatgtaa